The proteins below come from a single Salinivibrio kushneri genomic window:
- the csdE gene encoding cysteine desulfurase sulfur acceptor subunit CsdE, which translates to MALPHHPFGTELNQTTVTEMLAQHTSWEDKYRQLILWGKRLPTFTDAQKQTANQVNGCESAVWFLHQVEGDTHYFAADSNARIVKGLLAIVLACVHGQHGNAIHTLDIDRVFQQAGLAHHLSESRTNGLHAIIEYIHQITR; encoded by the coding sequence ATGGCGTTACCCCACCACCCTTTTGGCACCGAGCTTAACCAAACGACTGTCACCGAGATGCTCGCGCAACACACCAGCTGGGAAGATAAATACCGACAATTGATTTTGTGGGGAAAACGGCTGCCAACCTTTACCGATGCCCAAAAACAAACAGCAAACCAAGTAAACGGCTGTGAGAGTGCGGTTTGGTTTCTGCATCAGGTCGAGGGGGACACCCATTACTTTGCCGCCGATTCCAATGCCAGAATTGTTAAAGGCTTATTAGCGATCGTGCTTGCCTGTGTTCACGGTCAACACGGTAATGCCATTCACACCCTCGATATAGACCGCGTTTTCCAACAAGCGGGACTTGCGCACCATTTAAGTGAGTCACGCACCAATGGCTTGCACGCAATCATTGAATACATTCATCAGATCACTCGTTAG
- a CDS encoding phasin family protein produces the protein MYTDMFKAFSEQSEKALAPYVNFNKLVAKNVETLTELQMNAMRTYSELGLEQMKAASEVKDVSSMTSFSSQQLAALTKLSQQMMDDSAKLQNIAKEFKEDIDKLTAENMKAGTPA, from the coding sequence ATGTACACAGATATGTTTAAAGCGTTTTCTGAGCAATCTGAAAAAGCCCTGGCTCCCTATGTTAATTTCAACAAGTTGGTAGCCAAAAATGTTGAGACGCTGACTGAGCTACAAATGAATGCCATGCGCACCTATAGCGAGCTCGGTCTAGAGCAAATGAAAGCAGCCAGCGAAGTGAAAGATGTCTCTAGTATGACGTCATTCAGCAGCCAGCAACTGGCCGCTTTGACCAAGCTGTCTCAGCAAATGATGGATGACAGCGCCAAGCTGCAAAACATCGCCAAAGAGTTTAAAGAAGACATCGACAAACTCACGGCTGAAAACATGAAAGCCGGCACCCCAGCATAA
- a CDS encoding acetyl-CoA C-acetyltransferase: MERIFIVAAKRTAIGAFSGTLKDVPTGQLAAYAIKGALSETSLAPTAIDEVIVGNVVSAGQGMGIGRQAAIYADIPPHVPAYSINMVCGSGMKSIMDAVTHIRAGDAQVVVAAGVENMSQIPFAAAGNLRTGQKMGNFAMKDLLINDGLTDVYNQYHMGVTAENVAKEVGITREQQDSFALSSQQKAVSAIEAGRFKDEIIPIEIKQRKQTITFDTDEYPKADATLEGLSKLRPAFDKEGSVTAGNASGINDGASAVILASESAVKEHGLTPLAEVAAYAQHGVDPSIMGLGPVGAVNTALEKANLTLDNVDLFELNEAFAAQALGVIHQLAEHHKTTPDAILARANVNGGAIALGHPLGASGNRIVVTLLHELARRGETHGVASLCIGGGMGTALIVKRTQA, from the coding sequence ATGGAACGTATTTTTATTGTGGCGGCAAAACGCACCGCCATCGGTGCCTTCTCAGGTACGCTCAAAGACGTCCCAACGGGGCAACTCGCCGCTTATGCCATCAAAGGCGCACTAAGTGAAACATCACTTGCCCCAACCGCGATTGATGAAGTCATCGTAGGCAACGTGGTTAGCGCAGGACAAGGGATGGGGATTGGTCGTCAAGCTGCGATTTACGCGGATATCCCGCCCCATGTCCCCGCCTATTCAATCAACATGGTCTGCGGCAGTGGCATGAAAAGTATCATGGATGCTGTCACCCACATCCGAGCTGGCGATGCACAAGTTGTCGTCGCGGCTGGGGTTGAAAACATGTCTCAAATCCCATTTGCGGCAGCGGGCAACCTCCGCACTGGGCAAAAAATGGGCAACTTTGCCATGAAAGACTTGCTCATTAATGACGGCCTCACGGATGTGTATAACCAATATCACATGGGGGTGACCGCTGAGAATGTTGCGAAAGAAGTCGGGATTACCCGTGAGCAACAAGATAGCTTTGCGCTTAGCAGCCAACAAAAAGCCGTTTCAGCCATTGAAGCGGGTCGATTTAAAGATGAAATCATCCCGATTGAGATCAAACAGCGCAAGCAAACCATTACTTTTGATACCGATGAGTACCCAAAAGCAGACGCCACACTAGAAGGCCTCAGCAAGTTGCGGCCCGCCTTTGATAAAGAAGGCTCAGTAACGGCCGGTAACGCCTCTGGTATCAACGATGGCGCGAGTGCGGTGATCCTCGCGTCTGAGTCCGCAGTCAAAGAACACGGGCTGACTCCCCTCGCGGAAGTAGCCGCCTACGCTCAGCACGGTGTCGATCCGAGCATCATGGGCTTAGGCCCCGTAGGGGCTGTCAATACGGCATTAGAGAAAGCCAACCTGACCCTAGACAACGTTGATTTGTTTGAGCTTAACGAAGCATTCGCTGCACAAGCACTGGGGGTCATACACCAATTGGCGGAGCACCATAAGACAACACCTGATGCGATATTGGCGCGCGCCAATGTCAACGGCGGTGCCATTGCACTCGGTCACCCGCTAGGGGCATCAGGTAACCGAATCGTGGTGACCTTGCTACACGAGCTCGCGCGAAGAGGCGAAACCCATGGGGTTGCTTCTTTGTGTATTGGCGGCGGCATGGGTACAGCTTTAATTGTTAAGCGTACACAAGCATAA
- a CDS encoding SDR family oxidoreductase — MKKLALVTGAKGGIGSAITEKLVEDGYRVIASHFTGGAECAQEWFEEKKFNHDQVRLFELDVTDTEQCASRIAKLLEEEGTVDVLVNNAGITRDSVFKKMNASQWHDVINTNLNSLFNVTQPLFAAMCEKGGGRIINISSVNGQKGQFGQANYAAAKAGMMGFSKSLAAEGARAGVTVNVVAPGYTATPMVTAMRDDVLESITNQIPMKRLAKPEEIAASVAYLASDAGAYITGETLSVNGGLYMQ; from the coding sequence ATGAAAAAACTGGCATTAGTAACCGGCGCGAAAGGTGGAATCGGATCGGCAATTACCGAGAAATTGGTGGAAGATGGATACCGCGTCATCGCGAGCCACTTTACAGGGGGAGCGGAGTGCGCCCAGGAGTGGTTTGAAGAAAAGAAATTTAACCACGATCAAGTTCGTCTGTTTGAGCTTGATGTCACCGATACCGAACAATGCGCCTCACGGATTGCCAAGCTTTTAGAAGAAGAAGGCACGGTGGATGTACTGGTAAACAATGCTGGTATTACCCGCGACAGTGTGTTCAAGAAAATGAATGCCTCACAATGGCATGACGTCATTAATACCAACCTCAATAGCCTCTTTAACGTCACTCAGCCCTTATTCGCCGCCATGTGCGAGAAAGGAGGAGGACGCATCATCAATATCTCATCGGTCAATGGCCAGAAAGGTCAATTTGGCCAAGCCAACTATGCCGCAGCCAAAGCCGGCATGATGGGCTTCAGTAAGTCACTCGCGGCAGAAGGCGCGCGGGCCGGTGTTACTGTCAACGTCGTGGCGCCAGGCTATACCGCCACACCAATGGTTACCGCCATGCGCGACGATGTGTTGGAGTCAATCACCAACCAGATTCCAATGAAGCGCTTGGCCAAGCCAGAAGAAATTGCGGCATCGGTGGCTTACCTTGCCAGCGACGCAGGTGCTTACATTACGGGTGAGACGCTGTCGGTAAACGGCGGCCTCTACATGCAATAA
- a CDS encoding substrate-binding periplasmic protein — protein MIQAAQEADIAVSLGYFPWHQSMALAQTGEWDGTIGWAYTKERANNFIYSDPIYTESVGFFYLTEREFDWQSPKDLGGFAIGVTKGFIDVKTLTELQKSGIDVKIQEFLDEESKIDALLAQQIDLALGNIDVLKRVIAQEVEPKQKQKIAHHPRPIRITPLYVLFNRQTKQGYDQAERFNKALRRLKADGRYQMIWSHFRQAHYNQ, from the coding sequence GTGATACAAGCGGCACAAGAGGCAGACATCGCGGTATCACTGGGTTACTTCCCATGGCATCAGTCGATGGCTCTCGCTCAAACCGGCGAATGGGACGGCACAATAGGCTGGGCCTACACAAAAGAACGAGCGAATAACTTCATCTATTCGGACCCGATTTATACCGAAAGCGTTGGCTTCTTCTACCTTACCGAACGCGAGTTTGATTGGCAGTCTCCTAAAGATCTGGGTGGCTTTGCTATCGGTGTGACTAAAGGCTTTATTGACGTTAAAACACTGACTGAACTGCAAAAGTCAGGCATCGACGTTAAAATCCAAGAGTTCCTTGATGAAGAATCAAAAATCGATGCACTACTCGCTCAGCAAATCGACTTAGCGTTAGGCAACATAGACGTACTCAAAAGGGTGATCGCACAAGAGGTTGAGCCTAAGCAAAAACAAAAGATTGCCCATCATCCGCGCCCAATAAGAATTACTCCGCTATACGTTTTGTTTAACCGACAAACAAAGCAAGGCTATGATCAGGCCGAACGCTTTAACAAAGCATTACGGCGACTCAAAGCGGATGGGCGGTATCAAATGATTTGGAGTCATTTTCGCCAAGCCCACTACAATCAGTAG
- the phaC gene encoding class I poly(R)-hydroxyalkanoic acid synthase, giving the protein MFHHFFSDYLARLQEQNQQWWQDLEQGKAAVNTPFNQAMQEVSLQDTAQLLEGAAQQPAALLQVQMQWWEQQMQIWQNAMLARDNTGEVVSEGSDDKRFKDKAWQEDVLYNFIKQSYLLFGRTYMETIDAIEGLDDKTRERLSFFSRQAINAMAPSNYIATNPELLKMTLESQGENLLRGMEQLKQDMESSADILKVRMTNNNAFRVGDDVANTPGDVVYKNELFELIQYRPMTEKVHTTPILVVPPFINKYYILDLREKNSLVRWLVEQGHTVFLMSWRNPSAEQAEIGFEDYVTQGTVKAVSAIEDITGQSQINGVGYCIGGTVLACTIAYYAAKRMKARIKSASFFTTLLDFSQPGEIGAYINDSLIRAIEAQNTARGYMDGRSLSVTFSLLRENSLYWNYYIENYLKGNSPVDFDLLYWNSDSTNVAAKTHNFILRDLYLENKLVQDKGVKVGGVWIDLNKIKVPSYFISTKEDHIALWQGTYRGALNVGGNKTFVLGESGHIAGIVNHPVKKKYGFWTNDSLPDSADEWLDNASHHTGSWWTHWEKWLRSYSPEEQVEPYPTGSETYPVLDTAPGEYVRHVLPIEAETQQSKATPTPEEEQA; this is encoded by the coding sequence ATGTTTCATCACTTCTTTTCGGACTACCTTGCCAGGCTGCAAGAACAAAACCAGCAATGGTGGCAGGATCTTGAGCAGGGCAAGGCAGCCGTAAATACACCGTTCAATCAAGCCATGCAGGAAGTCAGCCTGCAAGACACTGCTCAGTTGCTGGAAGGCGCGGCTCAACAACCCGCTGCACTTCTACAAGTGCAAATGCAGTGGTGGGAACAACAAATGCAAATCTGGCAGAACGCCATGCTCGCTCGTGATAACACGGGAGAGGTCGTGAGCGAAGGCAGTGACGATAAACGTTTTAAGGATAAGGCTTGGCAGGAAGATGTCCTTTATAACTTTATCAAACAGTCCTATCTGCTGTTTGGGCGTACCTATATGGAAACCATCGACGCCATTGAAGGCCTCGATGACAAAACCCGTGAGCGTCTCTCATTTTTCTCGCGCCAGGCGATCAACGCCATGGCCCCGAGTAATTATATTGCGACTAACCCTGAACTGCTCAAAATGACACTGGAGTCTCAGGGTGAAAACCTACTGCGCGGTATGGAACAGCTTAAGCAAGATATGGAGTCTAGCGCGGATATTCTAAAAGTGCGCATGACCAATAATAACGCGTTTCGCGTGGGTGATGATGTGGCCAACACCCCTGGCGACGTGGTGTATAAAAATGAGTTATTCGAACTCATTCAATATCGTCCGATGACGGAAAAAGTGCATACCACTCCCATCTTGGTCGTGCCTCCGTTCATCAACAAATACTATATTCTCGACTTACGCGAGAAAAACTCACTGGTTCGTTGGTTGGTTGAGCAAGGGCATACGGTATTCTTGATGTCGTGGCGTAATCCCTCTGCCGAACAAGCTGAGATTGGCTTTGAAGACTACGTGACCCAAGGCACCGTCAAGGCGGTCAGTGCCATCGAAGACATTACCGGCCAATCGCAAATAAATGGCGTGGGCTACTGTATTGGCGGTACCGTTCTGGCTTGTACTATCGCTTACTATGCCGCGAAGCGCATGAAAGCACGGATCAAATCGGCGAGTTTCTTCACCACCTTGCTGGACTTCTCGCAGCCAGGCGAAATTGGCGCCTACATCAATGACAGCTTGATTCGAGCCATTGAAGCGCAAAACACGGCGCGAGGCTACATGGATGGTCGTTCACTAAGCGTTACCTTTAGCTTATTGCGCGAGAATAGCTTGTACTGGAACTACTACATTGAGAATTACCTCAAAGGTAACAGTCCCGTCGACTTTGATTTGCTGTATTGGAACAGTGACAGCACCAACGTGGCCGCCAAGACGCACAACTTTATCCTGCGCGATTTGTACCTTGAAAACAAACTGGTGCAAGACAAGGGAGTGAAAGTTGGTGGTGTCTGGATTGATCTTAACAAAATCAAGGTACCGAGCTATTTCATTTCAACCAAAGAAGATCACATCGCGCTTTGGCAAGGCACTTATCGAGGTGCACTGAATGTTGGCGGCAATAAAACCTTTGTTCTGGGCGAGTCAGGGCATATCGCCGGTATCGTGAACCATCCCGTTAAGAAAAAATACGGTTTTTGGACCAACGATAGCTTGCCTGACAGTGCCGATGAGTGGCTCGATAACGCCTCTCACCACACCGGCTCTTGGTGGACCCACTGGGAAAAATGGTTGCGTAGCTATAGTCCAGAAGAGCAAGTGGAGCCATACCCAACAGGCTCTGAGACTTATCCCGTACTTGATACGGCACCTGGCGAATATGTTCGCCACGTTCTGCCCATCGAAGCGGAGACTCAGCAAAGTAAGGCGACGCCAACACCTGAAGAAGAACAGGCCTGA